From a single Lolium rigidum isolate FL_2022 chromosome 7, APGP_CSIRO_Lrig_0.1, whole genome shotgun sequence genomic region:
- the LOC124674648 gene encoding protein indeterminate-domain 5, chloroplastic-like, which yields MASNPSAAAAAAFFGMRDGDQQDQMKPLITQHQQLAAVALPGAAPAASSQHGAPPAAAPPAKKKRTLPDPDAEVIALSPKTLMATNRFVCEVCQKGFQREQNLQLHRRGHNLPWKLKQKNPNQVQRRRVYLCPEVTCVHHDPSRALGDLTGIKKHFCRKHGEKKWKCDKCSKRYAVQSDWKAHSKICGTREYRCDCGTLFSRRDSFITHRAFCDALAQESARLPPTSLSTLTSHLYGATNAGNMALSLSQVGSHLNSTMQHDGGHHHHPSPDLLRLGGGGGSSSIAARLDHLLSPTGASAFRANQQQPQPAFFLNAAPGQDFGDDQGGNGPHSFMQSKPFHGLMQLPDLQGNGAGGPAHGLFNLGFFANNGNSSGSSHEHASQGMMSNDQFSGGAGGGGNGSEVSAAGIFGGNFVGGDHMAQAGMYNGQAAMLPQMSATALLQKAAQMGATSSPNGAASMFRGFAGSSPQLRQAAPQHMDQNEANLNELMNSLAAGGGVNAAGMFGGANGGPGAGMFDPRMCDMDQHEVKFSQGGGGVGGNPAAGGGGGGGGGGDMTRDFLGVGGGGIVRGISTPRGDHNQSSSDMSSLEAEMKSASSYNGGRMA from the exons ATGGCATCGAACCcatcggcagcagcggcggcggccttctTCGGGATGAGGGATGGGGACCAGCAAGACCAGATGAAGCCGCTGATAACACAGCACCAGCAGCTGGCAGCGGTGGCACTGCCCGGCGCCGCGCCTGCGGCGTCCAGCCAACACGgcgcaccgccggcggcggcgccaccggccAAGAAGAAGAGGACTCTACCAG ACCCAGACGCGGAGGTGATCGCGCTTTCTCCCAAGACGCTGATGGCGACTAACCGGTTCGTGTGCGAGGTGTGCCAGAAGGGTTTCCAGCGCGAGCAGAACCTGCAGCTGCACCGTCGCGGGCACAACCTCCCCTGGAAGCTGAAGCAGAAGAACCCGAACCAGGTGCAGCGGCGTCGCGTGTACCTGTGCCCGGAGGTGACGTGCGTCCACCACGACCCGTCGCGCGCCCTGGGCGACCTCACCGGGATCAAGAAGCACTTCTGCCGCAAGCACGGCGAGAAGAAGTGGAAGTGCGACAAGTGCTCCAAGCGCTACGCCGTGCAGTCCGACTGGAAGGCGCACTCCAAGATCTGCGGCACCCGCGAGTACCGTTGCGACTGCGGCACCCTCTTCTCCAG GAGGGACAGCTTCATCACCCACAGGGCCTTCTGCGACGCACTGGCGCAGGAGAGCGCCAGGCTGCCGCCGACGAGCCTCAGCACCCTCACCAGCCACCTCTACGGCGCCACCAACGCCGGCAACATGGCGCTCAGCCTGTCCCAGGTGGGATCCCACCTCAACTCCACCATGCAGCACGacggcggccaccaccaccacccgtcCCCAGACCTCCTCcgcctcggtggcggcggcggcagcagcagcatcgCCGCGCGGCTCGACCACCTCCTGTCTCCGACAGGCGCGTCCGCGTTCCGCGCGAATCAGCAGCAGCCCCAGCCGGCCTTCTTCCTCAACGCGGCTCCGGGGCAGGACTTCGGTGACGATCAGGGGGGCAACGGACCCCACTCCTTCATGCAGTCAAAGCCCTTCCACGGCCTCATGCAGCTCCCGGACCTTCAAGGCAACGGCGCGGGCGGGCCGGCCCATGGGCTCTTCAACCTGGGCTTCTTTGCCAACAACGGCAATAGCTCCGGGTCAAGCCACGAGCATGCAAGCCAGGGCATGATGAGCAACGATCAGTTCAGCGGCGGAGCTGGTGGAGGCGGCAACGGCTCTGAGGTGTCGGCCGCGGGGATCTTCGGCGGCAACTTTGTTGGTGGGGATCACATGGCGCAGGCTGGGATGTACAACGGCCAGGCGGCCATGCTGCCGCAGATGTCTGCCACCGCGCTGCTCCAGAAGGCCGCGCAGATGGGCGCGACCTCCAGCCCCAACGGCGCGGCGTCCATGTTCAGGGGCTTCGCCGGCTCCTCGCCGCAGCTGCGACAGGCGGCACCGCAGCACATGGACCAGAACGAGGCGAACCTCAACGAGCTGATGAACTCTCTGGCTGCTGGTGGCGGCGTTAATGCCGCCGGAATGTTCGGCGGCGCCAACGGTGGCCCCGGCGCGGGGATGTTTGATCCTAGGATGTGCGACATGGACCAGCACGAGGTGAAGTTCAGCCAGGGCGGAGGCGGTGTTGGTGGCAACcctgctgctggtggtggtggtggtggcggcggcggcggtgacatGACGCGGGACTTCCTCGGCGTGGGCGGAGGCGGCATCGTGCGCGGGATATCGACTCCAAGAGGTGACCACAACCAAAGCAGCAGCGACATGAGCTCCCTGGAGGCCGAGATGAAGTCGGCTTCGTCCTACAACGGGGGCCGGATGGCATGA
- the LOC124673987 gene encoding protein indeterminate-domain 5, chloroplastic-like has translation MASNSSAAAAAAFFGMRDGDQQDQMKPLITQHQQLAAVALPGAAPAASSQHGAPPAAAPPAKKKRTLPDPDAEVIALSPKTLMATNRFVCEVCQKGFQREQNLQLHRRGHNLPWKLKQKNPNQVQRRRVYLCPEVTCVHHDPSRALGDLTGIKKHFCRKHGEKKWKCDKCSKRYAVQSDWKAHSKICGTREYRCDCGTLFSRRDSFITHRAFCDALAQESARLPPTSLSTLTSHLYGATNAGNMALSLSQVGSHLNSTMQHDGGHHHHPSPDLLRLGGGGGSSSIAARLDHLLSPTGASAFRANQQQPQPAFFLNAAPGQDFGDDQGGNGPHSFMQSKPFHGLMQLPDLQGNGAGGPAHGLFNLGFFANNGNSSGSSHEHASQGMMSNDQFSGGAGGGGNGSEVSAAGIFGGNFVGGDHMAQAGMYNDQAAMLPQMSATALLQKAAQMGATSSPNGAASMFRGFAGSSPQLRQAAPQHMDQNEANLNELMNSLAAGGGVNAAGMFGGANGGPGAGMFDPRMCDMDQHEVKFSQGGGGVGGNPAAGGGGGGGGGGDMTRDFLGVGGGGIVRGISTPRGDHNQSSSDMSSLEAEMKSASSYNGGRMA, from the exons ATGGCATCGAACTcatcggcagcagcggcggcggccttctTCGGGATGAGGGATGGGGACCAGCAAGACCAGATGAAGCCGCTGATAACACAGCACCAGCAGCTGGCAGCGGTGGCACTGCCCGGCGCCGCGCCTGCGGCGTCCAGCCAACACGgcgcaccgccggcggcggcgccaccggccAAGAAGAAGAGGACTCTACCAG ACCCAGACGCGGAGGTGATCGCGCTTTCTCCCAAGACGCTGATGGCGACTAACCGGTTCGTGTGCGAGGTGTGCCAGAAGGGTTTCCAGCGCGAGCAGAACCTGCAGCTGCACCGTCGCGGGCACAACCTCCCCTGGAAGCTGAAGCAGAAGAACCCGAACCAGGTGCAGCGGCGTCGCGTGTACCTGTGCCCGGAGGTGACGTGCGTCCACCACGACCCGTCGCGCGCCCTGGGCGACCTCACCGGGATCAAGAAGCACTTCTGCCGCAAGCACGGCGAGAAGAAGTGGAAGTGCGACAAGTGCTCCAAGCGCTACGCCGTGCAGTCCGACTGGAAGGCGCACTCCAAGATCTGCGGCACCCGCGAGTACCGTTGCGACTGCGGCACCCTCTTCTCCAG GAGGGACAGCTTCATCACCCACAGGGCCTTCTGCGACGCACTGGCGCAGGAGAGCGCCAGGCTGCCGCCGACAAGCCTCAGCACCCTCACCAGCCACCTCTACGGCGCCACCAACGCCGGCAACATGGCGCTCAGCCTGTCCCAGGTGGGATCCCACCTCAACTCCACCATGCAGCACGacggcggccaccaccaccacccgtcCCCAGACCTCCTCcgcctcggtggcggcggcggcagcagcagcatcgCCGCGCGGCTCGACCACCTCCTGTCTCCGACAGGCGCGTCCGCGTTCCGCGCGAATCAGCAGCAGCCCCAGCCGGCCTTCTTCCTCAACGCGGCTCCGGGGCAGGACTTCGGTGACGATCAGGGGGGCAACGGACCCCACTCCTTCATGCAGTCAAAGCCCTTCCACGGCCTCATGCAGCTCCCGGACCTTCAGGGCAACGGCGCGGGCGGGCCGGCCCATGGGCTCTTCAACCTGGGCTTCTTTGCCAACAACGGCAATAGCTCCGGGTCAAGCCACGAGCATGCAAGCCAGGGCATGATGAGCAACGATCAGTTCAGCGGCGGAGCTGGTGGAGGCGGCAACGGCTCTGAGGTGTCGGCCGCGGGGATCTTCGGCGGCAACTTTGTTGGTGGGGATCACATGGCGCAGGCTGGGATGTACAACGACCAGGCGGCCATGCTGCCGCAGATGTCTGCCACCGCGCTGCTCCAGAAGGCCGCGCAGATGGGCGCGACCTCCAGCCCCAACGGCGCGGCGTCCATGTTCAGGGGCTTCGCCGGCTCCTCGCCGCAGCTGCGACAGGCGGCACCTCAGCACATGGACCAGAACGAGGCGAACCTCAACGAGCTGATGAACTCTCTGGCTGCTGGTGGCGGCGTTAATGCCGCCGGAATGTTCGGCGGCGCCAACGGTGGCCCCGGCGCGGGGATGTTTGATCCTAGGATGTGTGACATGGACCAGCACGAGGTGAAGTTCAGCCAGGGCGGAGGCGGTGTTGGTGGCAACcctgctgctggtggtggtggtggcggcggcggcggcggcgacatgacGCGGGACTTCCTCGGCGTGGGCGGAGGCGGCATCGTGCGCGGGATATCGACTCCAAGAGGTGACCACAACCAAAGCAGCAGCGACATGAGCTCCCTGGAGGCCGAGATGAAGTCGGCTTCGTCCTACAACGGGGGCCGGATGGCATGA